In Brachyspira hampsonii, the following are encoded in one genomic region:
- a CDS encoding DMT family transporter, which translates to MALFLLIGVMALSASAIFVKLANAPSSIIAFYRIFISFCFISVITISKKTSREELLSFSKKEIILSVISGFSLALHYFLWFQSLSLTSVASSTVIVTLQPLFAFIAGHFFFKEEYTKLAILGFIIAVMGSVIIGWGDFQISSKALLGDFIAFISAGLISTYFIIGQYTRKRLSALTWISLTYFSAFIFLGILSFIMHTPFTGYSLNTWINILGITFISTMLGQVIFTWLLKYFSATIISMTILGEAVGTCILGYFILHESISFKQFIGITVILAGIALFLWEKRKTISK; encoded by the coding sequence ATGGCTTTATTCTTACTTATAGGAGTCATGGCACTATCTGCTTCTGCAATATTTGTTAAGCTTGCTAATGCTCCTTCATCTATAATAGCATTTTATAGAATATTTATATCATTTTGTTTTATATCTGTGATAACAATATCAAAAAAAACTTCAAGAGAAGAACTTTTATCTTTTAGTAAAAAAGAAATAATACTCTCTGTGATATCAGGATTTTCACTAGCACTTCATTACTTTTTATGGTTTCAATCATTAAGCCTTACATCTGTTGCAAGCTCTACAGTGATAGTAACATTGCAGCCTTTATTTGCCTTTATAGCAGGACATTTCTTTTTTAAAGAGGAGTACACTAAATTAGCTATTTTGGGTTTTATTATAGCAGTTATGGGTTCTGTAATAATAGGCTGGGGTGATTTTCAGATAAGCTCAAAAGCATTGCTTGGAGATTTTATAGCTTTTATATCTGCCGGACTTATAAGTACATACTTTATTATAGGGCAATATACGAGAAAAAGATTATCAGCTTTAACTTGGATTAGTTTAACATATTTCAGTGCATTTATCTTTTTAGGAATTTTGTCTTTTATAATGCATACACCTTTTACAGGTTATTCATTAAATACTTGGATTAATATATTAGGAATTACATTCATATCAACTATGCTCGGACAGGTAATATTTACTTGGCTTTTAAAATATTTTTCAGCGACTATCATCTCTATGACTATATTAGGCGAAGCTGTAGGAACTTGTATACTAGGATACTTTATATTGCATGAAAGCATAAGTTTTAAGCAGTTTATAGGAATAACTGTTATATTAGCAGGAATAGCTTTATTTTTATGGGAAAAGAGAAAAACTATTTCTAAATAA
- a CDS encoding DUF3108 domain-containing protein, with protein sequence MKKYIFIIMVLISNIVFGYNQTFKVGEYIKYDVLAQVPEFNISGKVGTLEAKVLAISNVNGVPAYHLYAHVYTTGAANWVYKVSDIFEAWISTNDFKPIVLKKDTSEGDWTNKESLTFYDNYYLFNDKRTVDEKVEFEGMAFDALSLVFFMRFVDKNIGTFKVNWLEGKNVKKDIRFTIENGEDLKTKLERDKLSTIRVYEKDKYGTDALISKDKYNQVPLDVIIAEQKVYGLTIRVRGIIREYKDGK encoded by the coding sequence ATGAAGAAGTATATTTTTATCATAATGGTATTGATTTCTAATATAGTTTTCGGATACAATCAGACATTTAAAGTAGGTGAATATATAAAGTATGATGTTTTAGCACAGGTTCCGGAATTTAATATAAGCGGAAAAGTCGGCACACTCGAAGCCAAAGTTCTTGCTATAAGCAATGTAAATGGAGTCCCAGCATACCATTTATATGCCCATGTTTATACTACAGGAGCAGCTAATTGGGTTTATAAAGTAAGCGATATATTTGAAGCATGGATAAGCACTAATGATTTTAAACCTATAGTTTTAAAGAAAGATACTTCAGAAGGAGATTGGACTAATAAAGAATCTTTAACTTTTTATGATAACTATTATCTATTCAATGACAAAAGAACAGTTGATGAAAAAGTAGAATTTGAAGGCATGGCATTTGATGCTTTATCACTAGTATTCTTTATGCGTTTCGTAGACAAAAATATCGGCACATTTAAAGTTAATTGGCTTGAAGGAAAAAATGTCAAAAAAGATATAAGATTTACTATAGAAAACGGAGAAGATTTAAAAACAAAGTTGGAGCGAGATAAATTATCTACTATAAGAGTTTATGAAAAGGATAAATATGGTACTGATGCTTTAATCTCAAAAGATAAATATAATCAAGTTCCTTTAGATGTTATTATAGCAGAACAGAAAGTTTACGGACTTACAATAAGAGTTAGAGGAATAATTAGAGAGTATAAAGACGGAAAATAA
- a CDS encoding DUF1858 domain-containing protein, with the protein MINKTMSIGEIIQIFPDSVEIMTGRGLHCVGCHVASWESLEEGCRGHGMSDEVIDSIVKEINDKLEASK; encoded by the coding sequence ATGATAAACAAAACTATGAGTATAGGTGAAATTATACAGATATTTCCTGATTCTGTAGAAATAATGACAGGCAGAGGTCTTCATTGCGTAGGCTGTCATGTTGCAAGCTGGGAAAGTTTAGAAGAAGGATGCAGAGGACATGGCATGAGTGATGAAGTTATAGATAGTATAGTTAAAGAAATAAATGATAAATTAGAAGCCAGCAAATAA